In Flavobacterium sp. N1736, the following are encoded in one genomic region:
- a CDS encoding tail fiber protein, protein MKKSILLFVILFTSIANAQTYFPLRNVETNLESFSGINGQWIAVTPTNNHLTGNYYQGLNFGFDVNNYASLVNAIGTNDLYFGRWDYAWKGWSKIWHSGNLNNATTDFTAKTINSSKINLVVSGGQDLIDAFTIDVGSFGTAENAARSTYFRVRDVGAGYGIPFIIKGNGYVGIGTTNPTSLLTVAGNINSREVKVTVDAGADFVFEKDYNLPSLDSVDKFIKENKHLPEIASAEEMKKDGINLSEMNIKLLQKMEEMTLYMIEQEKKNNKQSQEIEVLQQRLSKLENQLK, encoded by the coding sequence ATGAAAAAGTCAATACTTCTATTTGTAATTCTATTTACTTCTATTGCAAATGCTCAAACTTATTTTCCATTGCGAAATGTAGAAACAAATCTGGAATCTTTTTCCGGAATAAATGGACAATGGATTGCAGTTACCCCAACAAACAACCACTTAACAGGCAACTATTATCAAGGTCTAAACTTTGGTTTTGATGTTAACAATTATGCAAGTTTAGTAAATGCAATTGGAACAAATGACTTATATTTTGGAAGATGGGATTATGCATGGAAAGGATGGAGTAAAATATGGCACTCCGGAAATCTAAATAATGCAACTACTGATTTTACTGCTAAAACAATAAATAGCTCAAAAATTAATTTAGTTGTTTCAGGTGGCCAAGACTTAATAGATGCTTTTACTATTGACGTGGGTTCATTTGGAACTGCAGAAAATGCTGCGAGAAGTACTTATTTTAGAGTTAGGGATGTTGGTGCTGGTTATGGCATTCCTTTTATTATAAAAGGAAATGGTTATGTAGGTATTGGCACAACAAATCCAACTTCATTGTTGACTGTTGCAGGAAATATAAATTCACGCGAAGTAAAAGTAACGGTTGATGCCGGTGCTGATTTTGTTTTTGAAAAAGATTATAATTTACCTTCATTAGATTCTGTAGATAAATTTATTAAAGAGAATAAACATCTGCCTGAAATTGCTTCTGCTGAAGAAATGAAAAAAGACGGCATCAATTTATCTGAAATGAATATTAAACTTTTGCAGAAAATGGAGGAAATGACTTTATATATGATTGAGCAAGAAAAGAAAAATAACAAACAATCTCAAGAGATAGAGGTATTACAACAAAGACTTTCTAAACTTGAAAATCAATTAAAATAA
- a CDS encoding tail fiber protein, protein MKKTILFTFLVCFSFTALLANSSKNYTSSSLNVTEYETSVTFPAGYVIGDYIEFLKVAPISASASGYYQISISYTRNSIASGATHLASISHANPAIWRETGRINNNPYVGTMLNFTVDCNTEYANPRFRIRAINTFGTTTSSLTVYIKVTSININSTYTASNITGNDLTVSRFLPMTSDWDLYVGDVFTANGASLAIKAIQNGNVGIGTAIPDEKLTVKGKIHTQEVRVDMLGPLVPDYVFTEDYKLKTLQEVEEFIKQNKHLPEIPSAQEIEKNGLMLAEMNMSLLKKMEEMTLYMIEQNKKINELEQQNKKFADLENRLAKIENNSK, encoded by the coding sequence ATGAAAAAAACAATACTTTTTACCTTTTTAGTTTGTTTCAGTTTTACGGCGCTTTTAGCAAACTCTTCTAAAAATTATACTTCCAGCAGCTTAAATGTTACTGAATATGAAACCAGTGTAACTTTTCCTGCAGGATATGTCATTGGCGATTATATTGAATTTTTAAAAGTTGCTCCAATATCTGCTTCTGCAAGCGGTTATTATCAAATATCTATCAGTTATACAAGAAATAGTATTGCATCAGGTGCCACACATCTTGCATCAATCTCTCATGCAAATCCAGCAATATGGAGGGAAACCGGACGCATTAATAATAACCCATATGTGGGAACTATGCTTAACTTTACAGTAGACTGTAATACTGAATATGCAAATCCTAGATTTAGAATTAGAGCAATAAACACTTTCGGAACCACAACAAGTAGTCTTACTGTTTATATAAAAGTAACTTCAATAAACATAAACAGCACATATACGGCTTCAAATATTACCGGAAATGATTTAACCGTATCAAGATTTCTTCCAATGACATCAGACTGGGATTTATATGTAGGTGATGTCTTTACTGCAAACGGTGCTTCTCTTGCTATCAAAGCAATTCAGAATGGAAATGTTGGTATTGGAACGGCTATACCAGACGAAAAATTAACCGTTAAAGGAAAAATCCATACTCAAGAAGTACGTGTAGATATGCTGGGACCACTTGTGCCAGACTATGTTTTTACCGAAGATTATAAACTCAAAACACTACAAGAAGTTGAAGAGTTCATTAAACAAAATAAACATTTACCGGAAATTCCATCTGCTCAGGAAATTGAGAAAAATGGTTTAATGCTGGCGGAGATGAATATGAGTTTGTTGAAGAAAATGGAGGAAATGACACTTTACATGATTGAACAGAATAAAAAAATAAATGAACTTGAACAACAAAATAAAAAATTTGCTGATCTAGAAAACCGCTTGGCAAAAATTGAAAATAATTCAAAATAG